From the genome of Deferribacteraceae bacterium V6Fe1:
TGGGACTATTACGGAAATTCATGATTATTTGAGGTTATTATATGCAAGGGTAGGAGATGTTTATTGCCCGTCTTGTGATAAACTCATAACAAGATTTACTGTTCAACAGATTGTTGACACCGTTATGAAGCTCCCTGAAGGTGAAAAGATAGAAATCCTTTCTCCGATAATTATCGGGAAAAAAGGGGAGTATCGTCAACTTTTTAAAAATCTTTTAAAAGAAGGTTATGTCAGATGTTATGTGGATGGTGAGATAAAGAGGCTTGATGAAGATATAGCTTTGGATAAGAATGTCAAACACGATATTAGTGTAGTGGTTGACAGGATAAAAGTTAAAAGTGAAATATCCAGAAGGCTAACAGATTCCGTTGAGACGGCACTAAGGCTATCTGACGGATTGGTGAATATAAAAACCGATACAGGCGAGCAGCTTTTCAGCGAAAAGTTTGCCTGTATAGATTGTAATATAAGTTTTTCTGAAATAGAACCAAGGACATTTTCTTTCAACAACCCTTATGGTGCATGTCCGAGATGTGACGGGCTGGGGGAAAAATTAGTTTTTGACCCGGAAGCTATTATGCCTGACAAAGAGGTAAGTATTAGAGACGGTGCAATAAAGCCTTGGGCACATTTTGATAACTTTCATTTTTATTCCACACTTTTGGCACTATCTGAAAAATACAACATAGACTTGAATACCCCGGTAAAAAATCTTGAAAACTCAAAGATAGAGATTTTGTTAAATGGCGTGGATGAAGAGCTTGAAATGTTTACTTTTAAAGGGGAGAAAAAGGTAAAATTTAAAAGTAAATTTAATGGTGTAATCGGTTACTTAAAAGAAAAATTGCATTCAAATAAATATAGTGATGTCGAGTATGCAAAGAGTTTTATGTCCGAGATGCCTTGCGATTTATGTGATGGGTTGAGACTAAAAAGGAGTAGTCTTGCAGTTAAAATCGGCGGACTGAATATAGCGGAATTTTCCAAAATGAATATTAAAAATGCTCTCGACTTTGTTGAAACTATACATTTTGAGGGGTTTAAGGCAGAGGTTGCGGAAAAAATACTGAGAGAAATAAAGAGAAGATTAAGGTTTTTAATAGATGTTGGGCTTGATTATATTACCCTTGACAGAAAAGCTTCTACGTTAAGCGGAGGCGAATCTCAGCGAATTAGGCTTGCCACACAGGTAGGGTCAGGGCTTACCGGGGTGCTGTATGTGCTTGATGAACCAAGCATTGGTCTTCATCAAAGGGATAATGGCAGGTTAATCAGCACATTAAAGGGGTTGAGAGATATTGGTAACACCCTGATTGTTGTGGAGCATGATGAGGATACGATTTTACAATCTGATTTTATTATAGATATGGGACCTTTTGCAGGCAGAAAAGGTGGAGAGGTAGTGTATGCAGGTGACGTCGAAGGTTTGAAGAATGCTGCTAACTCACTTACTGCAGACTACCTTTTTGGTAGGAAAAGGATAGAGCATTCAGGTGAAAGGAAGATACCGTCAAAGTATATAGAGGTTGTGGGCGCTTGTGCTAACAACTTAAAAAATATAGATGTAAAAATACCATTGGAAATTATGACTTGTGTTACAGGGGTCAGTGGCTCCGGAAAGTCCACACTAATCATGGATGTTTTTTATCAAGGGGTTAAAAGGAAGTTAGGTTTCGGTACGCAGAAGCCCGGTGAGCACAAAGATATAATAGGGGTGGAC
Proteins encoded in this window:
- the uvrA gene encoding excinuclease ABC subunit UvrA, coding for MSNNFIQVRGARQHNLKNINVDIPKNKLVVITGVSGSGKSTLAFDTLYAEGQRRYVESLSAYARQFLELMEKPDVDSIEYLSPAISIEQKSISKNPRSTVGTITEIHDYLRLLYARVGDVYCPSCDKLITRFTVQQIVDTVMKLPEGEKIEILSPIIIGKKGEYRQLFKNLLKEGYVRCYVDGEIKRLDEDIALDKNVKHDISVVVDRIKVKSEISRRLTDSVETALRLSDGLVNIKTDTGEQLFSEKFACIDCNISFSEIEPRTFSFNNPYGACPRCDGLGEKLVFDPEAIMPDKEVSIRDGAIKPWAHFDNFHFYSTLLALSEKYNIDLNTPVKNLENSKIEILLNGVDEELEMFTFKGEKKVKFKSKFNGVIGYLKEKLHSNKYSDVEYAKSFMSEMPCDLCDGLRLKRSSLAVKIGGLNIAEFSKMNIKNALDFVETIHFEGFKAEVAEKILREIKRRLRFLIDVGLDYITLDRKASTLSGGESQRIRLATQVGSGLTGVLYVLDEPSIGLHQRDNGRLISTLKGLRDIGNTLIVVEHDEDTILQSDFIIDMGPFAGRKGGEVVYAGDVEGLKNAANSLTADYLFGRKRIEHSGERKIPSKYIEVVGACANNLKNIDVKIPLEIMTCVTGVSGSGKSTLIMDVFYQGVKRKLGFGTQKPGEHKDIIGVDYIDKVIDIDQSPIGRTPRSNPATYTSIFNDIREIFSILPEAKLRGYKPGRFSFNVKGGRCENCQGEGYIKIEMHFLPDMYVKCDVCEGKRYNRDTLDIKYKGKNIAEVLDMTVNQACEFFENIPKLVHKLEVLKDVGLGYIKLGQAATTLSGGEAQRIKLAKELMKRSTGKTLYIFDEPTTGLHFDDVNKLIKIFKRLTDGGNSVVIIEHNLDVIKCADYIIDLGPEGGEKGGEVIFTGTPEGCVRCKESYTGKYLKDKI